A region from the Lolium perenne isolate Kyuss_39 chromosome 4, Kyuss_2.0, whole genome shotgun sequence genome encodes:
- the LOC139830178 gene encoding uncharacterized protein codes for MIAEEEKPVIGGSTPGRRKSMPRQRMEGYCMLYADYSTDDPLHDVIVFRRRFRMSRKLFLKIVENLREIEYFKLKRDVVGELESTVALRMLVDVFQKVVKGNAPPVQFEINGHQYDKDYYLADSIYPRWSIFVKTISNPLPGGKKAWFAQMQEAARKDVEMSERKFPVFDTEAYERIDPLADVDHNVPPAFAAFLARRQEVRDSNTHHQLQDDLVEHLWILKGGI; via the exons ATGATCGCCGAGGAGGAGAAGCCGGTCATTGGTGGCTCCACGCCGGGGCGCCGCAAGAGCATGCCAAGGCAGAGGATGGAAGGCTACTGCATGCTCTACGCTGACTACTCCACCGACGATCCATTGCACGACGTTATCGTATTCCGCCGTCGTTTCCGGATGAGTAGGAAACTCTTCTTGAAGATAGTCGAGAATTTGAGGGAGATCGAGTACTTCAAATTGAAGAGAGACGTCGTCGGCGAGCTTG AGTCCACAGTGGCTCTTCGGATGCTTGTCGATGTGTTCCAGAAGGTTGTCAAAGGCAATGCCCCTCCGGTACagtttgagatcaatggccaccagtaTGACAAGGACTACTATCTTGCAGATAGCATCTATCCAAGATGGTCAATATTTGTGAAGACGATCTCGAACCCTTTACCCGGAGGAAAGAAAGCTTGGTTTGCTCAAATGCAGGAGGCTGCGAGAAAGGATGTGGAGATG AGTGAGAGGAAATTTCCAGTTTTTGACACTGAAGCATATGAACGGATAGATCCTCTTGCAGATGTTGATCACAATGTGCCTCCCGCATTTGCTGCTTTTCTCGCCAGGCGTCAAGAAGTTCGAGACTCCAACACTCATCACcaactgcaagatgatctggtggagcatttGTGGATTCTCAAAGGTGGCATctag